A DNA window from Prosthecobacter debontii contains the following coding sequences:
- a CDS encoding ketoacyl-ACP synthase III translates to MSSSVRLTQIASYIPEGRVDTRDRGKRFDYGDDFLEGKLGTTSLAAKAPDEQASDLCVKAARALEGQGGMIEGVGVVIVCTQTPDHHGIPHTSAVVHAKLGLPDNCACFDISLGCSGYVYGLSVAISFMQAHGIQRGLFFTSDPYSVIIDPADQATSLLFGDAATVSLLEAGQGGWEVRDVLFGTQGKGGAAINNREGKLAMNGRDVFNFAMLTVPKQISALLARQELTLDAVDRVVLHQGSRYIVDKLRERLKLPEEKVPVHLSGIGNTVSSAIPLTLEAVLKSHQDQRILISGFGVGLSYATALLERCS, encoded by the coding sequence ATGAGTTCTTCCGTTCGTCTCACTCAAATCGCCTCTTATATTCCTGAAGGACGTGTGGACACGCGAGATCGGGGGAAGCGCTTTGATTATGGAGATGATTTTTTAGAGGGGAAGCTGGGCACGACATCCCTCGCCGCTAAGGCACCTGATGAACAGGCTTCCGACCTTTGTGTCAAAGCTGCACGAGCCCTCGAAGGTCAAGGTGGAATGATTGAGGGAGTCGGGGTTGTGATTGTATGCACTCAGACCCCAGATCATCACGGGATTCCTCATACGTCCGCTGTAGTCCATGCCAAGTTAGGGCTGCCGGATAACTGTGCTTGTTTCGATATCTCTCTCGGTTGCTCCGGCTATGTTTACGGACTGTCCGTGGCCATCTCCTTCATGCAGGCTCATGGGATCCAACGAGGCCTATTTTTCACGAGTGACCCTTATTCAGTGATCATTGATCCAGCGGATCAAGCCACCTCATTGCTGTTCGGAGATGCTGCGACGGTGAGCCTCTTGGAGGCGGGGCAGGGTGGCTGGGAAGTCCGAGATGTGCTTTTTGGAACTCAAGGTAAAGGAGGGGCGGCGATCAATAACCGCGAAGGCAAATTGGCTATGAATGGGCGTGATGTGTTTAACTTTGCCATGTTGACGGTGCCGAAACAGATCAGCGCCCTCCTGGCGCGGCAAGAATTGACCTTGGATGCTGTGGATCGCGTGGTTTTGCACCAGGGCAGTCGATACATCGTCGATAAGCTGAGGGAGCGTCTGAAATTGCCTGAAGAGAAAGTCCCAGTGCATCTTTCAGGAATCGGAAATACGGTTTCTTCCGCTATTCCGTTAACGCTAGAAGCAGTATTGAAAAGCCACCAAGATCAGCGCATTTTGATTTCTGGCTTTGGTGTCGGCCTTTCTTACGCTACAGCCTTGTTGGAGCGTTGCTCCTGA
- a CDS encoding acyl carrier protein produces MSDTLNSVVAIIREAVPGAEINPEADGDRSFKELGIDSLDKMSLLLGIQEKWNLEFTEQEIAELNSINDICRKVG; encoded by the coding sequence ATGAGTGATACTCTGAATTCTGTTGTAGCCATCATCCGCGAAGCTGTTCCTGGTGCTGAAATCAATCCGGAAGCGGATGGAGATCGGTCGTTCAAAGAGCTTGGGATCGATTCTCTCGATAAAATGTCCTTGCTCCTTGGGATTCAGGAAAAATGGAACCTCGAATTTACGGAGCAGGAAATTGCCGAACTGAACAGTATCAACGACATTTGCCGCAAGGTAGGATGA
- a CDS encoding N-acetylneuraminate synthase family protein: MFIAEVSSNHHQDLERCLQFVDCAAQVGCSSAKFQLFKIDELFTADVLATRPGHRERRKWELPVSFLKPLADRSHELGIQFSATPFYLKAVEELEPYVDFYKVASYELLWSDLLAECARTGKPVILSTGMATMNEIAVAVEVLRGNGCKDLTLLHCTSSYPTPPAECNLAAIQTMRDTFGCQVGWSDHTVNPGVISRAIHRWGATAVEFHLDLDGKGAEYAAGHCWLPEQIKAVIRDTKDAFIADGSGVKEPAAIELVERDWRADPSDGLRPTVKIRGLV; the protein is encoded by the coding sequence ATGTTTATCGCCGAAGTTTCAAGCAATCATCATCAGGATCTCGAACGTTGTCTTCAATTCGTAGATTGTGCCGCTCAAGTCGGATGCTCTTCAGCGAAATTCCAGCTTTTCAAGATTGATGAGCTTTTCACTGCCGATGTGTTAGCGACTCGGCCAGGGCACCGTGAGCGGCGGAAGTGGGAGTTGCCCGTCTCCTTTTTGAAACCTTTAGCGGATCGAAGCCACGAACTTGGGATCCAATTTTCGGCGACGCCTTTTTACCTCAAAGCTGTCGAAGAATTAGAACCCTACGTGGACTTCTACAAAGTAGCTTCCTACGAATTGCTGTGGTCGGATTTGCTGGCTGAATGTGCCCGTACGGGTAAGCCGGTCATCTTATCGACAGGTATGGCGACCATGAATGAAATTGCGGTGGCTGTCGAGGTATTGCGTGGCAATGGCTGTAAGGATCTTACCTTGCTCCACTGCACTTCGAGTTATCCGACACCTCCTGCTGAATGCAATCTGGCAGCCATTCAGACCATGCGAGATACCTTTGGCTGCCAAGTCGGTTGGTCAGATCATACCGTCAATCCTGGGGTGATCTCGCGGGCGATTCATCGTTGGGGAGCGACGGCTGTCGAATTCCATCTGGATCTGGATGGCAAAGGGGCCGAGTATGCCGCCGGGCATTGCTGGCTGCCGGAGCAAATCAAAGCCGTGATTCGTGACACCAAGGACGCCTTCATTGCGGATGGAAGTGGCGTGAAGGAACCTGCTGCTATCGAACTGGTCGAGCGGGATTGGCGTGCTGATCCGAGTGATGGGCTGCGCCCCACAGTGAAGATTCGAGGTCTCGTTTAA
- a CDS encoding cytidylyltransferase domain-containing protein, with protein sequence MSDSRRAVAIIQARMGSARFPRKVLADLHGQPVIWHLIHRIGQCREIDEIVVATSDQSGDDDLAAYVSNLGIRVVRGSETNVLERLLKAAEESEADIIVRVTGDAPLVDPQSLDDQVSVMVAAHADFCVSEPEVPNINEGFEAFTMAALTKLQIEAGDDPIAKEHTCTYFKKNPGFVQVVYAQVPEELQYRGARISVDTPPDLAFLNLLHERLDVAPGELDIREVVQLLRREPQLTQINAGVVQKTAGAVSRTAIFRCDASAQIGFGHLIRCLALAEVLRDEQSLGITFVTRPSEAASRLISQQRHRHWILDENLDAWDQLEAKVSQDKADVLVLDVRDGVSPPRLESLQRKTGALLVDIDDPEDKRLVCDLLFYPPVPQLDHMDWAGLKGTKHAGWDWLLLRKQFHEAHQRRVAVPLVSQDRPVILVTMGGSDPAGLTLKASAALANVPGCFHVLFVLGGAFCHDEAFEEQLSKVSYSYEILRSVDAMADLMLRVDLAVACFSVTAYELATVGVPSIFLSLTADHYESSLPFVLDGLALSLGVHDQVKGETLTAAISEILVDTPRRLLMSQAALTKTDGLGARRIAQTITNHLTKRI encoded by the coding sequence ATGTCTGACTCACGTCGTGCCGTTGCGATCATCCAGGCCCGCATGGGCTCGGCTCGTTTTCCACGTAAAGTGCTGGCTGATTTGCACGGCCAGCCCGTCATCTGGCATCTCATTCACAGAATTGGCCAATGCCGTGAGATTGATGAAATCGTGGTGGCTACCTCAGACCAGTCAGGTGACGATGATTTGGCTGCTTATGTGAGCAATCTGGGCATTCGGGTCGTCAGAGGCTCAGAGACAAATGTGCTCGAGCGTCTCCTCAAAGCTGCCGAAGAATCTGAGGCGGATATCATCGTGCGCGTGACCGGAGATGCTCCATTGGTAGATCCTCAATCGCTGGACGATCAAGTGTCCGTCATGGTGGCTGCCCACGCGGACTTTTGTGTTTCTGAGCCTGAAGTGCCGAATATCAACGAAGGCTTCGAGGCGTTTACGATGGCTGCCTTAACGAAGCTTCAAATTGAAGCTGGGGACGATCCCATCGCCAAAGAGCACACCTGCACCTATTTCAAAAAGAACCCGGGTTTTGTGCAGGTCGTTTATGCGCAGGTGCCTGAAGAATTGCAATATCGCGGAGCGCGAATCTCTGTGGATACACCGCCAGATCTCGCTTTTCTTAATTTGCTGCATGAGCGACTCGATGTTGCACCAGGTGAATTGGATATCCGCGAGGTGGTGCAGCTTCTTCGCCGCGAACCTCAGCTCACTCAGATCAATGCAGGTGTGGTCCAAAAAACTGCCGGAGCTGTCTCAAGGACCGCGATTTTTCGTTGTGATGCCTCTGCTCAAATCGGTTTTGGCCATCTGATCCGTTGCCTAGCGCTTGCCGAAGTTTTGCGCGATGAGCAGAGCTTGGGGATTACCTTTGTGACACGGCCATCCGAAGCGGCTTCCCGATTGATCTCGCAGCAACGTCATCGGCATTGGATTTTAGATGAAAATCTGGATGCCTGGGATCAACTCGAAGCCAAGGTCAGCCAGGATAAGGCCGACGTTTTGGTGCTCGATGTACGTGATGGGGTGAGTCCACCACGGCTTGAATCGCTACAAAGAAAAACGGGTGCTCTCCTGGTCGATATTGATGATCCCGAAGATAAACGCCTAGTTTGCGATCTTTTGTTTTATCCACCCGTACCTCAACTCGATCACATGGATTGGGCCGGACTCAAGGGGACAAAACATGCCGGGTGGGATTGGCTGCTTTTGAGAAAGCAATTTCATGAGGCGCATCAACGGCGGGTTGCGGTGCCTTTGGTCTCTCAGGACAGACCGGTCATCCTCGTGACGATGGGCGGTAGCGATCCGGCGGGCCTGACGCTGAAAGCTAGTGCGGCGCTGGCGAACGTTCCGGGCTGCTTTCATGTCCTGTTTGTTTTAGGAGGGGCCTTCTGTCACGACGAAGCGTTTGAGGAGCAGTTGAGCAAAGTTTCATATTCTTATGAAATCCTACGGTCTGTGGATGCGATGGCGGACCTCATGCTGAGGGTGGATCTGGCCGTGGCTTGCTTCTCCGTGACGGCCTATGAATTGGCCACTGTAGGCGTTCCTTCCATTTTTCTTTCACTTACAGCAGACCATTACGAGTCCTCATTGCCTTTTGTGCTCGATGGCTTGGCTCTGAGTTTGGGGGTGCATGATCAGGTGAAAGGCGAAACTCTCACGGCTGCCATTTCCGAGATTCTCGTTGACACTCCTCGCCGCCTTCTCATGTCTCAAGCCGCGCTTACGAAGACGGACGGACTCGGAGCTCGACGCATCGCCCAAACAATTACCAACCACCTGACCAAGCGCATATGA
- a CDS encoding class I SAM-dependent methyltransferase: MSESQTKEWNGHHGSVQASANGFDIIDCQAQGFKHAIPVPTAEELTNAYKHEYYSSEKPLYLERHREDLEWWNMVYAERYETLEAHLPQGRRRLLDVGSGPGFFLLHGKGRGWDVMGIEPSVQAFEHSQGLGLNVTNQFLSAENAASFGKFDAVNMSEVLEHIPDPESFLKLIHGMLAEDGLISIAVPNDFNSFQKAAVEQQALPTWWVAPPHHLNYFDHASLAQLVERCGYEVVYQEATFPIEMFLLMGDLYIGNDTLGRACHGRRKNFELNLQRSGMGSLKRQMYQKLAELGLGREVVIFARKK; encoded by the coding sequence ATGAGCGAATCTCAAACCAAGGAATGGAATGGCCACCACGGCTCAGTTCAGGCCTCAGCCAACGGTTTTGATATCATTGATTGCCAGGCTCAGGGGTTCAAACATGCGATTCCGGTGCCCACTGCGGAGGAACTCACCAATGCTTATAAGCACGAGTATTACTCGTCTGAGAAGCCCCTCTACCTTGAGCGGCATCGAGAGGACTTGGAATGGTGGAACATGGTGTATGCAGAGCGCTATGAGACGCTTGAAGCCCATTTGCCTCAAGGCAGACGCCGCCTTCTCGATGTCGGCTCTGGCCCAGGTTTCTTCTTGCTGCATGGAAAAGGACGGGGATGGGATGTGATGGGTATCGAGCCCTCAGTACAAGCCTTCGAACACAGTCAAGGTCTGGGTTTGAACGTGACTAACCAGTTTTTGAGCGCTGAAAACGCGGCGTCCTTTGGCAAATTCGACGCAGTTAATATGAGTGAAGTTCTGGAGCACATTCCAGATCCTGAATCTTTTTTGAAGCTGATTCATGGCATGTTGGCGGAAGATGGCTTGATTAGCATCGCTGTGCCCAATGACTTCAATAGCTTCCAAAAAGCGGCTGTCGAACAGCAGGCTTTGCCGACCTGGTGGGTTGCACCTCCGCATCATTTGAATTATTTTGACCATGCCTCTCTGGCGCAGTTGGTTGAGCGTTGTGGATACGAGGTCGTTTACCAAGAGGCAACGTTCCCCATTGAGATGTTTTTGTTGATGGGAGATCTTTACATCGGCAACGATACCTTAGGCCGCGCCTGTCACGGCAGACGAAAAAACTTTGAGCTCAACCTTCAGCGCTCTGGAATGGGGAGCTTAAAACGGCAGATGTATCAAAAGTTGGCTGAATTAGGTCTAGGTCGCGAGGTGGTTATCTTTGCGCGTAAGAAATAA
- a CDS encoding 1-deoxy-D-xylulose-5-phosphate synthase, which yields MNSDLHQLSPDYLKKLSVDELTALAADIRQYLIGAISTTGGHIGANLGVVELTLAVHAVFDSPQDAIIFDTGHQGYIHKLITGRQEHFSTLNTWGGMSRFVSRHESEHDTIDASHAGTSISIASGMAWSFKVSASPQKVVAIIGDGSMVEGMAFEGLNFVAGSELPLVIVLNDNEMAIAPNIGGIRNLTTGQDWQEKSRAFFEGLGLSYLAVEDGHDLASLVSAMREAHQSSHPVLVHVKTEKGRGLSCADGHPYKMHFSMPFDPVTGKGANPTVAGKTMALVAAQELEEILQEDPDVVLITPATPYASYLDRLISRFPDRVIDVGMAEQQAVGMAVGMALRGKKPVVCIQTTFMQRAYDQLLHDVCYMDVPVTILGVRSGFSGYDSPTHHGIFDIPYLRSFPNMQIIYPTDSHDMRALLRRRMASPNGPMTILHPYEPIEEPELRSELEECEDVYLVEHGKDGLILTLPNRSKAAIELQAALKVETGLSYGVAVIRQIKPFPVQQVLDLCQTLERVITLEESALAGGFGSLIAETFADFGVQVPLMRFGVNDQFVAPGTKEECSRDTGLDTQSIVQTVVKKWAAPSLRAALAPTQALAKAC from the coding sequence ATGAACTCTGATCTCCACCAGCTGTCCCCTGATTATCTGAAAAAACTGTCCGTCGATGAGCTGACCGCCTTGGCGGCTGATATTCGTCAATATTTGATTGGTGCCATCTCCACGACTGGAGGGCATATCGGTGCGAATCTAGGTGTCGTCGAGCTGACTCTGGCGGTTCATGCGGTATTCGACTCTCCTCAAGACGCGATCATTTTTGACACCGGACATCAAGGCTACATTCATAAGTTGATCACCGGTCGGCAGGAACACTTCTCGACCTTAAACACATGGGGCGGGATGAGCCGTTTTGTATCGCGTCATGAAAGCGAGCATGACACGATTGATGCATCTCATGCGGGCACATCCATCAGTATCGCCAGCGGGATGGCGTGGTCTTTTAAGGTGTCAGCTTCCCCTCAAAAGGTGGTGGCCATCATTGGAGATGGTTCCATGGTTGAGGGCATGGCTTTCGAGGGATTGAACTTCGTTGCTGGCTCTGAATTACCTCTGGTGATCGTTTTGAATGACAACGAAATGGCCATCGCTCCTAACATTGGTGGAATTCGTAATCTGACAACAGGTCAGGATTGGCAGGAGAAAAGCAGGGCTTTTTTTGAAGGGTTGGGTTTGTCCTATCTGGCTGTAGAAGATGGACATGACTTGGCATCCCTGGTTTCTGCGATGCGTGAAGCGCATCAAAGCTCGCACCCAGTGCTGGTGCATGTGAAAACTGAAAAGGGACGTGGCTTGTCGTGTGCGGATGGTCATCCCTATAAGATGCATTTTTCGATGCCGTTTGATCCTGTGACTGGTAAAGGTGCCAATCCGACTGTGGCAGGAAAGACAATGGCCTTGGTAGCGGCGCAGGAGTTGGAGGAGATTTTACAAGAGGATCCTGATGTGGTATTGATTACCCCGGCGACACCTTATGCATCCTATTTAGATCGACTCATCAGCCGGTTCCCTGACCGAGTCATCGATGTGGGAATGGCTGAGCAACAAGCGGTGGGAATGGCAGTAGGAATGGCATTGCGCGGTAAAAAACCCGTGGTGTGCATCCAGACCACCTTCATGCAGCGCGCCTACGATCAGTTGCTCCATGACGTCTGTTACATGGATGTGCCTGTCACCATTCTGGGCGTGCGATCAGGCTTCTCGGGCTATGACTCACCCACCCACCATGGCATTTTTGATATCCCTTATCTGAGGTCATTCCCAAACATGCAGATCATTTATCCGACGGATAGCCATGACATGCGGGCTTTGCTGCGTAGAAGAATGGCATCCCCGAACGGGCCGATGACTATTCTGCATCCCTACGAGCCGATTGAGGAACCAGAATTGCGTTCGGAGTTGGAGGAGTGCGAAGATGTCTATCTGGTCGAACACGGTAAAGACGGGCTTATTTTAACGCTTCCCAACCGATCTAAAGCGGCGATTGAGCTTCAGGCTGCCTTGAAAGTGGAAACGGGGCTTTCATATGGCGTGGCGGTGATCCGTCAAATCAAGCCCTTCCCAGTGCAGCAAGTGCTCGATCTCTGCCAAACGTTAGAGCGCGTCATCACTTTAGAGGAGAGTGCTCTAGCGGGTGGGTTTGGCTCATTGATCGCCGAAACCTTTGCGGATTTTGGGGTGCAAGTGCCGTTGATGCGATTTGGGGTCAATGATCAGTTTGTCGCACCGGGGACCAAAGAGGAGTGCTCTCGTGATACGGGGCTGGATACCCAAAGCATTGTGCAAACGGTGGTGAAAAAATGGGCTGCTCCATCCTTACGCGCTGCGTTGGCTCCGACTCAGGCCTTGGCTAAAGCTTGCTAG
- a CDS encoding polysaccharide pyruvyl transferase family protein translates to MPFQILFDGAYGIRSFGDDAPLIVLAETLRKKLGAVECVVVSRHAAEAQYESYGIRAIEGVEYATKAESLGRWFRGFNPDDERADLCRLYDEIAASDLVVLGAGNFLIDITIDVLKGPVPRFLLMSLMARMTGTPVLWYGISVGPLKTRLGRDMSRLAASLASRITVRDEKSLRELKSLEIHSPAIHLPDPVLGLELAPRGTAASNPVWQAAHSEGKSVIAVSVRAVPTSSGLTMDEYLTILASALDKLVVLHDANVLLIPQCIYAHATPDQDDRFTARQLMSRMKEVQRCFSVENELDVYQCAALYEGAKLALCTRLHGCVFAVMNGIPTLALCYHPKVSEFMSWIGFPEFAFAMQDLSVETLLEGAVAVLDPQKQFVAQSTRAIQAGRQNLEEYSNIAIEAMREKVHFS, encoded by the coding sequence ATGCCCTTTCAAATTTTATTCGACGGTGCCTACGGTATTCGCAGTTTTGGAGATGATGCTCCTCTCATCGTCCTAGCGGAGACCTTGCGGAAAAAGCTCGGTGCTGTCGAATGCGTGGTGGTAAGCCGACATGCTGCTGAGGCTCAGTATGAGAGCTATGGCATTCGGGCTATCGAAGGAGTCGAATACGCGACCAAGGCCGAAAGCTTGGGGCGCTGGTTTCGGGGATTCAATCCCGATGATGAACGCGCAGACCTATGCCGTCTGTATGATGAAATCGCCGCTAGCGACCTCGTGGTTTTAGGGGCAGGGAATTTCTTGATCGATATCACGATTGATGTCCTCAAAGGGCCTGTTCCTCGATTTCTTCTCATGTCGCTCATGGCACGTATGACAGGGACTCCTGTGCTGTGGTATGGGATTTCGGTGGGACCGCTCAAAACGCGTCTAGGAAGAGACATGAGCCGCTTAGCTGCATCACTCGCCAGCCGAATCACGGTGAGGGACGAGAAGAGTTTGCGGGAGTTGAAGTCGCTTGAAATTCATTCACCTGCGATACATCTCCCTGATCCTGTGCTGGGGCTAGAGTTGGCTCCACGTGGAACGGCAGCCAGCAATCCCGTGTGGCAGGCTGCTCATTCAGAAGGAAAGTCGGTAATAGCGGTGTCAGTCAGGGCCGTGCCTACCAGTAGTGGGCTTACGATGGACGAATATCTAACAATCCTGGCGTCTGCCTTGGATAAATTGGTCGTCCTCCATGATGCGAATGTGCTTTTGATTCCGCAATGTATCTACGCTCACGCAACCCCCGATCAAGATGACCGGTTTACGGCTAGGCAGTTGATGTCCAGAATGAAGGAAGTACAGCGTTGCTTTTCGGTGGAGAATGAACTGGATGTTTATCAGTGCGCGGCCTTGTACGAGGGGGCGAAGCTTGCCCTCTGCACGAGGCTGCACGGTTGTGTATTTGCGGTGATGAACGGCATTCCCACCTTGGCTCTTTGCTACCACCCGAAAGTGTCAGAGTTCATGAGTTGGATTGGGTTCCCTGAGTTTGCCTTTGCAATGCAGGATTTATCTGTGGAGACGCTTTTGGAGGGGGCTGTCGCAGTGTTGGACCCTCAAAAGCAGTTTGTCGCTCAATCGACGAGAGCCATCCAGGCTGGGCGGCAGAACTTGGAAGAATACTCGAATATTGCGATTGAAGCCATGCGGGAAAAAGTCCATTTCTCGTGA
- a CDS encoding class I SAM-dependent methyltransferase has translation MINKIRPHRIFDLVPAEEKSAVICLPQKKSLTSMLERGILLSLAKAVKPQRIFEFGTYLGETTFMLAENTEAEVFTLDLGESYDSPQLDNFEKNNLAQHRSNQKQWEIRECGKRVTQLLGDSTLFDFSSYHGSIQFVLIDGGHQTEVVIKDTENALALLDRSKPGCVIWHDYNNPHYEITQYLDGLSESLKLFYIEETKYVVYFNEHFPF, from the coding sequence ATGATAAATAAAATCCGCCCACACCGCATTTTTGACCTCGTTCCAGCAGAGGAAAAAAGCGCCGTGATCTGTCTGCCTCAAAAGAAGTCTCTTACCTCCATGCTTGAGCGCGGTATTCTGCTTTCCTTGGCGAAGGCTGTGAAGCCGCAGCGAATCTTTGAATTTGGCACCTACCTTGGGGAGACCACTTTCATGCTGGCGGAGAATACTGAAGCGGAGGTCTTCACGCTAGATTTGGGTGAGTCATATGATTCCCCCCAGCTTGATAACTTTGAGAAAAACAACCTTGCTCAGCATCGCTCGAATCAGAAGCAATGGGAAATCCGTGAATGCGGGAAGCGTGTCACTCAGCTTTTGGGAGATAGCACCCTCTTTGATTTTTCCAGCTACCATGGCAGCATTCAGTTCGTTTTGATCGATGGTGGGCACCAGACCGAAGTTGTGATCAAAGATACGGAAAATGCTCTGGCGCTCTTGGATCGCTCGAAGCCGGGCTGCGTGATTTGGCACGATTATAACAATCCGCATTACGAGATCACCCAGTATCTAGACGGCCTCTCGGAGAGCCTGAAGTTGTTTTACATCGAGGAAACGAAATACGTGGTCTATTTCAACGAGCACTTTCCATTTTGA
- a CDS encoding transketolase yields the protein MSQKSLQDWAKTIRIESLKMIHHSPAGHPGGSLSVADIIAVLYFSELRLKPEEPRWLDRDRCILSKGHACAAVYAALGLLGYFDQKEFLRFRRIDGLLEGHPSVAIPGIDAPSGSLGMGLSQGLGMALGARFGKRDFRTYVVLGEGDLQEGSTWEAIMAAGHHKVSSLCAILDLNGVQQDGRVEDTMNIAPIADKLEAFHWAVQEVDGHDCDQIAEALKRARSETGKPTLIVARTIKGKGVSFMEHQVRWHGSTPLSAEQLEASLAELNC from the coding sequence ATGAGTCAGAAATCCCTTCAGGACTGGGCTAAAACTATTCGTATCGAGTCATTGAAAATGATTCACCACAGCCCGGCGGGCCATCCGGGGGGCAGCTTATCCGTCGCGGATATCATTGCTGTTCTCTACTTTTCAGAGTTGCGTTTGAAACCTGAAGAACCTCGCTGGTTGGATCGTGACCGTTGCATTTTGTCTAAAGGGCATGCCTGTGCGGCTGTTTATGCTGCCCTTGGCCTGTTAGGTTATTTCGATCAAAAGGAGTTTCTGAGATTTCGCCGCATTGATGGTTTGCTAGAAGGGCATCCGTCCGTTGCGATTCCAGGCATTGATGCACCTTCAGGCTCACTCGGAATGGGGCTGTCACAAGGCCTGGGCATGGCTCTGGGCGCTCGTTTTGGTAAACGTGACTTCCGCACCTATGTGGTGCTGGGGGAAGGCGATCTCCAAGAAGGTAGTACTTGGGAAGCCATCATGGCCGCTGGACATCACAAGGTGAGTTCACTCTGCGCGATTTTAGATCTCAATGGAGTGCAGCAGGATGGCCGGGTGGAAGACACCATGAATATTGCCCCGATTGCTGACAAGCTGGAGGCTTTTCACTGGGCGGTGCAAGAAGTCGATGGGCATGACTGTGACCAGATCGCTGAAGCTCTAAAGAGAGCCCGGTCAGAGACGGGTAAACCCACACTGATTGTCGCCCGCACGATCAAAGGCAAAGGTGTTTCCTTCATGGAACATCAGGTCAGATGGCACGGCAGTACTCCCCTATCTGCGGAGCAGTTGGAGGCTTCCTTAGCTGAGCTCAATTGCTGA
- a CDS encoding transketolase family protein produces MSSDFQFFKKGESISLREGFGRAMVTLGHQRQDFFHFDADVRGGTGAKAFSDAFPDRIVQFGIAEQNMMAASAGFADTGLIPVVVGFSAFTIMRAHEMLRTAVCYGKRNVKVCCSHLGVDTGPDGATAQMIEDLGTCRTIPGLKIMVPSCANEIQPMFEAVLNEPGPVYMRIGRSPTPILYENPGPIQIGKGDLLREGTDVTIIACGSRVYASLDAAVKLQEQGISAAVVNMRSIKPLDIELITRLAAQTGAFVTVEDHSIHGGLGGAVAEALAQYCPAPLEILGIQDKFGRSGEHHELFALYGISEADIIEAAQRVLKRKK; encoded by the coding sequence ATGAGTTCAGATTTTCAATTTTTCAAAAAGGGCGAGAGCATTTCTCTGCGGGAAGGCTTCGGGCGTGCGATGGTCACGTTGGGCCATCAGCGCCAGGACTTCTTTCATTTTGACGCCGATGTCCGAGGTGGCACGGGTGCCAAAGCCTTTTCGGATGCCTTCCCAGATCGCATCGTTCAGTTCGGGATCGCGGAGCAGAATATGATGGCGGCGTCGGCTGGGTTTGCTGATACAGGCCTGATTCCGGTGGTGGTTGGATTCAGCGCTTTCACCATCATGCGCGCCCATGAGATGCTGCGGACAGCCGTGTGTTACGGGAAGCGGAACGTCAAGGTCTGTTGCAGTCACCTCGGTGTGGATACCGGCCCTGATGGGGCGACAGCTCAGATGATTGAGGATCTTGGCACCTGCCGCACCATTCCTGGCCTGAAGATCATGGTGCCTTCTTGCGCCAATGAGATCCAGCCCATGTTTGAAGCGGTGCTCAATGAGCCTGGCCCCGTTTATATGCGCATCGGCCGTAGTCCGACGCCCATTCTCTATGAAAATCCCGGTCCCATTCAGATCGGTAAAGGCGATCTATTGAGAGAAGGCACAGATGTCACCATCATTGCTTGTGGTTCCCGTGTCTACGCGTCTCTTGATGCGGCCGTGAAATTGCAAGAGCAGGGGATCTCCGCTGCTGTTGTGAACATGCGCAGTATCAAGCCTCTGGATATTGAGTTGATTACCCGACTTGCTGCTCAGACTGGTGCCTTTGTGACGGTCGAGGACCACAGTATCCACGGCGGTTTGGGCGGGGCTGTGGCAGAAGCCTTGGCTCAGTATTGCCCTGCACCTCTCGAAATCTTGGGAATCCAGGATAAATTTGGTCGCAGTGGAGAGCATCATGAGCTCTTTGCTCTTTATGGCATTTCTGAAGCTGACATCATTGAGGCTGCGCAGCGTGTTTTGAAACGCAAAAAGTAA